A region from the Actinomycetes bacterium genome encodes:
- a CDS encoding amidohydrolase family protein yields MASERVPRRVIDGHSHIGEMAAWRFYDLKEPVKPTVYEFATTGDYMAHLDRLGVERALVISNYGIPQQEQPFSLNPLVLDSVQASDRLCGALWVSFLPQNRERTLEALKHAGEARVVALKTTFLLGGNPNPETWDEETAALAEACFAAAEEHDLVFHFHTSPGGASDISNFIPLVERYGRRVKLYLVHFGGGVSGHIRLVPRFLDWVEEGYKVYTDTTWCIGFGPRWLLSEIERRDVGHDRVIFASDEPWSDFWGEYWKIAGARASSELKERVFHQNFEDLYGHRW; encoded by the coding sequence ATGGCCAGCGAGCGAGTCCCCCGGCGAGTGATCGACGGCCATAGCCACATCGGAGAGATGGCGGCGTGGCGCTTCTACGACCTGAAGGAGCCGGTCAAGCCCACGGTCTACGAGTTCGCCACCACCGGGGACTACATGGCCCACCTGGACCGTCTCGGCGTCGAGCGGGCACTGGTGATCTCCAACTACGGGATCCCCCAGCAGGAGCAGCCGTTCTCCCTGAACCCGCTCGTGCTCGACTCGGTGCAGGCCTCTGACCGGCTCTGCGGTGCGCTCTGGGTCTCGTTCCTGCCGCAGAACAGGGAGCGGACCCTCGAGGCGCTGAAGCACGCCGGCGAGGCGCGCGTCGTCGCCCTCAAGACGACCTTCCTGCTCGGCGGCAACCCGAACCCGGAGACCTGGGACGAGGAGACGGCCGCGCTGGCCGAGGCCTGCTTCGCCGCCGCCGAAGAGCACGACCTGGTGTTCCACTTCCACACCAGCCCCGGCGGCGCCTCGGACATCAGCAACTTCATCCCGCTGGTCGAGCGGTACGGCAGGCGGGTGAAGCTCTACCTCGTCCACTTCGGCGGCGGCGTCAGCGGGCACATCCGGCTGGTGCCGCGGTTCCTGGACTGGGTCGAGGAGGGGTACAAGGTCTACACCGACACCACGTGGTGCATCGGCTTCGGCCCCCGCTGGCTGCTCAGCGAGATCGAGCGCCGCGACGTCGGGCACGACCGGGTGATCTTCGCCTCCGACGAGCCGTGGAGCGACTTCTGGGGCGAGTACTGGAAGATCGCCGGCGCCCGCGCCAGCTCGGAGCTGAAGGAGCGGGTCTTCCACCAGAACTTCGAGGACCTGTATGGGCACCGGTGGTGA
- a CDS encoding MSMEG_0567/Sll0786 family nitrogen starvation N-acetyltransferase: MPATSAPISPFSTCADLEAAVGADATVGCRLVATTAERELHLRIRAEVFVNEQGLFAVTDRDAHDDDPGTLHVLGLCGPVAAGAVRLYPLDEPGRWKGDRLAVLPALRKHGLGAPLVRFAVRTAGERGGREMLAHVQLRNVAFFEQLGWHRLGEPADYCGRPHQRMRIGLRPPRT, encoded by the coding sequence TTGCCAGCGACCAGCGCACCCATCTCCCCATTCTCGACGTGCGCTGACCTCGAGGCGGCCGTCGGCGCGGACGCGACGGTCGGCTGCCGCCTGGTCGCCACGACCGCCGAGCGCGAGCTGCACCTGCGCATCCGGGCGGAGGTCTTCGTCAACGAGCAAGGCCTGTTCGCCGTGACCGACCGGGACGCCCACGACGACGACCCGGGCACGCTGCACGTACTCGGGCTGTGCGGCCCCGTGGCCGCCGGCGCCGTGCGCCTGTACCCGCTGGACGAGCCGGGGCGCTGGAAGGGCGACCGCCTGGCCGTGCTGCCCGCGCTCCGCAAGCACGGCCTCGGGGCGCCGCTGGTGCGGTTCGCGGTGCGCACGGCCGGCGAGCGGGGTGGCCGGGAGATGCTCGCCCACGTGCAGCTCCGCAACGTCGCCTTCTTCGAGCAGCTCGGCTGGCACCGGCTCGGCGAGCCGGCCGACTACTGCGGCCGGCCGCACCAGCGCATGCGCATCGGCCTGCGACCGCCCCGCACCTGA
- a CDS encoding AIR synthase related protein, whose amino-acid sequence MGAAALLEEVVNGVRAHAGLRGKSPLGLVTEVLGPTDWRSGPGDDGAVVSDGACSLVVGGEALLTRFVEADPFAAGVAAVLTNVNDLAAMGAWPLAIVDTVVASEPLARRALEGMRHASELYRVPVVGGHLTIRDGPPGISAFGLGRAARVLSVRAAAPGQTLLVACCLDGTMREDFPFFASLPQRGAAVADDVRLLPRVAESGACVAAKDVSMAGLLGSLAMLLEYGRLGATVDLDALPRPAGVSLARWLVAFPAFAFLLCAPPGKVDACRAPFLDRGLACEPVAVLDGSGALRARLGGAEALVLDLHRETVTGLGTRARVPR is encoded by the coding sequence ATGGGAGCGGCGGCGCTGCTCGAGGAGGTCGTGAACGGGGTCCGCGCGCACGCCGGCCTGCGCGGCAAGTCCCCGCTGGGGCTGGTGACCGAGGTGCTCGGGCCCACGGACTGGCGCAGCGGGCCGGGTGACGACGGGGCCGTCGTCAGCGACGGAGCCTGCTCGCTGGTGGTCGGAGGCGAGGCGCTCCTGACCCGCTTCGTGGAGGCCGACCCGTTCGCCGCCGGCGTCGCCGCGGTGCTCACCAACGTGAACGACCTGGCCGCCATGGGGGCCTGGCCGCTGGCGATCGTGGACACCGTGGTCGCCTCCGAGCCGCTCGCCCGGCGCGCCCTGGAGGGCATGCGGCACGCGTCCGAGCTGTACCGGGTGCCCGTGGTGGGGGGCCACCTCACGATCCGGGACGGCCCGCCGGGGATCTCGGCGTTCGGCCTCGGCCGGGCGGCACGCGTGCTGTCGGTGCGCGCGGCCGCCCCCGGCCAGACCCTGCTGGTCGCCTGCTGCCTGGACGGGACGATGCGGGAGGACTTCCCGTTCTTCGCGTCGCTGCCGCAGCGCGGCGCCGCCGTCGCCGACGACGTCCGCCTGCTGCCCCGCGTGGCCGAGTCGGGTGCCTGCGTGGCGGCCAAGGACGTCAGCATGGCGGGGCTGCTCGGCTCGCTTGCGATGCTGCTCGAGTACGGCAGGCTGGGCGCCACCGTCGACCTGGACGCCCTGCCCCGCCCGGCCGGGGTGTCCCTGGCCCGCTGGCTCGTCGCCTTCCCAGCCTTCGCGTTCCTGCTCTGCGCGCCGCCCGGCAAGGTGGACGCCTGCCGGGCGCCGTTCCTCGACCGTGGCCTCGCCTGCGAGCCGGTCGCCGTCCTGGACGGCTCGGGGGCGCTGCGGGCTCGCCTCGGCGGGGCGGAGGCACTCGTCCTGGACCTGCACCGCGAGACGGTGACGGGCCTCGGAACCCGGGCCCGGGTGCCGCGCTGA
- a CDS encoding protein FdrA produces the protein MTVARTRVHPATYLDSVRLMAGSRAMLETPGVAWAGALMGTPANLQMLESEGFGSGELPTVGANDLVLAVRAASAEAAGAALATAERALLGEPGREPQAGRGCQAGREPRPRTLDEGLALLPGANTAVVSVPGPYAVLEAHKALSAGLHVLLFSDNVPVEQEAALKARAQAAGRLVMGPGAGTAMLGGIGLGFANAVARGPVGIVAAAGTGAQEVMSLLDRWGAGVSHVIGVGGRDLSRQVGGRMARLAIEALERDEATEAILLVSKPPDEDVAAAVLDTAGTKPLVAVLIGLDAPIPERRGVTAAATAERGVLDVLAKLGRSCPDPGAGLAEAAGRACARLAPGRRAVRGVFSGGTLCYEAMVVLSARLGPVHSNTPLRPAWGLPAPPAGHICLDVGEEEFTRGRPHPMLDPGARTEPILREGRDPSTAVVLVDVVLGHGVHPDPAGVLAPACAEVMAQRGGPQVVAYVLGTDRDPQGRWEQCRKLLDAGCIVVPTAARGAVVAAAVAARRPETAGGAP, from the coding sequence GTGACGGTCGCGCGCACCCGTGTCCACCCGGCCACCTACCTCGACTCGGTCCGGCTGATGGCCGGCTCCCGGGCGATGCTCGAGACGCCGGGGGTGGCGTGGGCGGGGGCGCTGATGGGCACCCCGGCGAATCTCCAGATGCTCGAGTCGGAGGGCTTCGGGTCCGGGGAGCTGCCCACGGTCGGTGCCAACGACCTCGTGCTAGCTGTGCGGGCGGCCTCCGCCGAGGCCGCCGGGGCGGCGCTGGCAACCGCCGAGCGGGCGCTCCTCGGCGAGCCCGGGCGCGAGCCCCAGGCGGGACGCGGGTGCCAGGCGGGACGCGAGCCGCGGCCGAGGACGCTCGACGAGGGGCTCGCCCTGCTCCCGGGGGCCAACACGGCGGTCGTCTCCGTGCCCGGCCCCTACGCGGTGCTCGAGGCTCACAAGGCGCTGTCGGCCGGGCTGCACGTCCTGCTGTTCAGCGACAACGTGCCGGTGGAGCAGGAGGCGGCGCTCAAGGCCCGGGCCCAGGCGGCCGGGCGCCTGGTGATGGGCCCGGGCGCTGGCACGGCCATGCTGGGCGGGATCGGGCTGGGGTTTGCCAACGCGGTCGCCCGGGGCCCGGTGGGGATCGTGGCTGCCGCGGGCACGGGAGCCCAGGAGGTCATGAGCCTGCTCGACCGGTGGGGCGCAGGCGTCTCCCACGTGATCGGCGTCGGCGGCCGCGACCTCTCCCGCCAGGTCGGTGGGCGCATGGCCCGCCTCGCCATCGAGGCCCTCGAGCGCGACGAGGCCACCGAGGCGATCCTGCTGGTGTCCAAGCCGCCCGACGAGGACGTGGCCGCGGCCGTGCTCGACACGGCCGGCACCAAGCCGCTGGTGGCCGTCCTGATCGGGCTCGACGCGCCGATCCCGGAGCGGCGGGGGGTGACGGCGGCCGCCACCGCCGAGCGGGGCGTGCTCGACGTCCTCGCCAAGCTCGGCAGGTCGTGCCCCGACCCCGGGGCCGGGCTCGCGGAGGCGGCCGGGCGTGCCTGCGCGCGGCTCGCGCCGGGCCGGCGTGCGGTGCGGGGCGTGTTCTCCGGCGGCACCCTCTGCTACGAGGCGATGGTGGTGCTGTCGGCCCGGCTCGGGCCCGTCCACTCCAACACGCCGCTGCGGCCGGCCTGGGGCCTCCCGGCCCCGCCGGCCGGCCACATCTGCCTCGACGTCGGCGAGGAGGAGTTCACCAGGGGCCGCCCACACCCGATGCTCGACCCCGGCGCGCGCACCGAGCCCATCCTCCGAGAGGGGCGCGACCCGTCCACGGCAGTGGTGCTCGTCGACGTGGTCCTCGGTCACGGCGTCCATCCCGATCCGGCCGGCGTGCTGGCCCCGGCCTGCGCCGAGGTGATGGCCCAGCGCGGCGGGCCGCAGGTGGTCGCCTACGTCCTCGGCACCGACCGCGACCCGCAGGGCCGCTGGGAGCAGTGCCGGAAGCTGCTGGACGCCGGCTGCATCGTGGTGCCGACGGCGGCCCGCGGCGCGGTCGTGGCCGCCGCCGTCGCCGCCCGTCGCCCCGAGACCGCGGGCGGGGCCCCGTGA
- a CDS encoding MSMEG_0568 family radical SAM protein, whose product MGTGGDARPDRLERARPVVTPELGRVITELQSEGLRIEQPVEARRGGAGPSDAGMIWVEGIPVTVPVSADYVAGSPFVLRREDQGWGIYRRGQRVASADPLERPRFYDLSTADGIPYWKIALLHLDSLASTVLQTCAYWGTDDQCHFCGIELSLEAGRTIAVKRPEQLAEVAVAAKALDGVVDVTLTTGSTHGPDRGARYLGRCAHAVKQASGLPVEGQFEPPADLGVLDEVHEAGLDSVGMHVESFDPQVLARIAPAKARTGIDGYFRAWERAVEVFGAGQVSTYVILGMGEDPGVTVEGCRRAIDMGVYPFVVPLRPVPGSLMEHCRPPTADDMDAVYRQVAPYLVARGVASWDVRAGCARCQACSAISILERDLASDQRTHLPILDVR is encoded by the coding sequence ATGGGCACCGGTGGTGACGCCCGGCCGGACCGCCTGGAGCGCGCGAGGCCCGTGGTGACGCCGGAGCTCGGCCGCGTGATCACCGAGCTGCAGAGCGAGGGCTTGCGGATCGAGCAGCCGGTGGAGGCCCGGCGGGGCGGCGCCGGGCCCTCCGACGCCGGGATGATCTGGGTCGAGGGCATCCCGGTGACCGTCCCCGTGAGTGCCGACTACGTCGCCGGCTCCCCGTTCGTGCTGCGCCGGGAGGACCAGGGCTGGGGGATCTACCGCCGCGGGCAGCGGGTCGCCTCCGCCGACCCGCTCGAGCGGCCCCGCTTCTACGACCTCAGCACCGCCGACGGCATCCCGTACTGGAAGATCGCACTGCTCCACCTCGACTCGCTGGCCAGCACCGTGCTGCAGACCTGCGCCTACTGGGGCACCGACGACCAGTGCCACTTCTGCGGCATCGAGCTGTCGCTCGAGGCCGGTCGGACGATCGCGGTGAAGCGCCCGGAGCAGCTCGCCGAGGTCGCCGTGGCCGCCAAGGCGCTCGACGGCGTGGTCGACGTGACCCTCACGACCGGCAGCACCCACGGCCCCGACCGGGGCGCGCGGTACCTGGGCCGCTGTGCTCACGCGGTCAAGCAGGCGAGCGGGCTGCCCGTCGAGGGGCAGTTCGAGCCGCCCGCCGACCTCGGCGTCCTGGACGAGGTCCACGAAGCGGGCCTGGACTCGGTCGGCATGCACGTGGAGTCGTTCGACCCGCAGGTGCTGGCCCGGATCGCGCCGGCCAAGGCCCGCACCGGCATCGACGGGTACTTCCGGGCCTGGGAGCGGGCGGTCGAGGTGTTCGGCGCAGGCCAGGTCTCGACCTACGTGATCCTCGGCATGGGCGAGGACCCCGGGGTGACCGTCGAGGGCTGCCGGCGGGCCATCGACATGGGCGTCTACCCGTTCGTCGTGCCGCTCCGGCCCGTGCCAGGCAGCCTCATGGAGCACTGCCGGCCCCCCACCGCCGACGACATGGACGCCGTGTACCGCCAGGTGGCCCCCTACCTGGTGGCCCGGGGGGTGGCGTCGTGGGACGTCCGCGCCGGCTGCGCCCGTTGCCAGGCGTGCTCGGCCATCTCCATCCTGGAGCGGGACCTTGCCAGCGACCAGCGCACCCATCTCCCCATTCTCGACGTGCGCTGA
- a CDS encoding ABC transporter ATP-binding protein, with protein MRGPASLWSYLMAYRASLAVAIGLTLAEILLELARPWPLKLAIDNALGDHPLPGWLSPLSGLSPAALSGAAAGGSVLLVGVSGLVGYLIRILTGAAAERVGADLRQALMDRLLSLRLRFHDRNRSGELVTRLVGDVNRVEDYLVAGFTVVVPEVLLLLGMLVVLLRVDPVLAFAALVVTPLLAGLAVVRWRRVRATQRAARTASGRLSASAADLLRNVRVVQAFGQEALSRDRFAGHNVASTGAALHALKVEARFSPLADLALAFGSGAVLWLGVQRVQSGRITLGTLLVVLSYLASLYGPIRSLTRMSSTVARGAASGERLLEVLRSDEAVAEPAHPLPVPPFRRELRLDRVSFAYTPGVPVLQRVSLTVRTGETVCVVGPSGSGKSTLLDVLLRLYEPDSGAVLVDGVDLSACAPAALRARVALVPQEPWLMDGTVRDNIAFGRPDVTDEELLAVAKEALVDEFARHLRHGYDTPVGEAGGLLSGGQRRRIAIARAVLRRADLLLLDEPTSGLDAAAEALVVEALARIARGRTVLMVSHRLSLAAAADRVVVLDQGRVVEQGPPAELLAEGGAYARLWALWHPVPSDGSHPAGQQTGKEVIRCRLPSGVAG; from the coding sequence ATGAGGGGCCCAGCGTCCCTGTGGTCGTACTTGATGGCGTACCGCGCATCGCTCGCGGTGGCGATCGGGCTGACCCTGGCCGAGATCCTGCTCGAACTGGCCAGGCCGTGGCCGCTGAAGCTTGCGATCGACAACGCGCTCGGGGACCATCCGCTCCCGGGCTGGCTGTCCCCTCTGTCCGGCCTGTCGCCTGCCGCGCTCAGCGGTGCCGCCGCCGGCGGCTCCGTGCTGCTGGTGGGAGTGTCTGGCCTGGTCGGCTACCTCATCAGGATCCTGACGGGGGCGGCGGCGGAGCGTGTCGGCGCCGACCTGCGCCAGGCTCTGATGGACCGGCTGCTGAGCCTCAGGCTCCGTTTCCACGACCGCAACCGCAGCGGCGAGCTGGTGACCCGGCTGGTCGGCGACGTGAACCGGGTCGAGGACTACCTGGTCGCGGGGTTCACGGTCGTGGTCCCGGAGGTGCTGCTGCTGCTCGGGATGCTGGTCGTGCTGCTGCGGGTCGACCCGGTCCTCGCCTTCGCCGCCCTGGTGGTCACCCCGCTGCTCGCTGGGCTCGCCGTCGTGCGCTGGCGCCGGGTTCGTGCGACCCAGCGGGCGGCCCGGACGGCGAGCGGGCGGCTGTCGGCCAGCGCCGCAGACCTTCTCCGCAACGTCCGGGTGGTGCAGGCGTTCGGCCAGGAGGCGCTGTCCCGTGACAGGTTCGCCGGGCACAACGTGGCGAGCACCGGGGCGGCGCTGCACGCGCTCAAGGTGGAGGCCCGGTTCTCCCCCCTGGCCGACCTCGCGCTCGCGTTCGGCAGCGGGGCGGTGCTGTGGCTTGGTGTGCAGCGCGTGCAGAGCGGCCGGATCACCCTCGGCACCCTGCTCGTGGTGCTGTCCTACCTGGCCAGCCTCTACGGCCCGATCCGGTCGTTGACCCGGATGTCGAGCACGGTGGCGCGCGGAGCCGCGAGCGGCGAGCGGCTGCTCGAGGTGCTGCGAAGCGACGAGGCCGTCGCCGAGCCGGCGCACCCGCTGCCGGTTCCACCGTTCCGCCGCGAGCTGCGGCTCGACCGGGTCTCCTTCGCCTACACGCCCGGGGTGCCGGTGCTGCAGCGGGTGTCGCTGACCGTCCGGACGGGCGAGACGGTCTGCGTCGTCGGGCCGTCCGGGAGTGGCAAGTCGACCCTGCTCGACGTCCTGCTCCGCCTCTACGAGCCGGACTCCGGCGCTGTCCTCGTCGACGGCGTCGACCTGTCGGCCTGCGCGCCGGCCGCGCTGCGGGCCCGGGTCGCCCTGGTCCCGCAGGAGCCGTGGCTGATGGACGGCACGGTGCGGGACAACATCGCCTTCGGACGTCCGGACGTGACCGACGAGGAACTGCTCGCCGTGGCGAAGGAGGCGCTGGTCGACGAGTTCGCGCGGCATCTGCGACACGGCTACGACACGCCGGTGGGGGAGGCGGGCGGCCTGCTCTCCGGCGGGCAGCGGCGCCGGATCGCGATCGCCCGGGCGGTGCTGCGCCGCGCCGACCTGCTCCTGCTTGACGAGCCGACCAGCGGGCTGGACGCCGCCGCCGAGGCGCTCGTCGTCGAGGCGCTCGCGCGCATCGCCCGTGGCCGGACCGTGCTGATGGTGTCGCACCGGCTGTCCCTCGCCGCGGCCGCCGACCGCGTCGTCGTCCTCGATCAGGGCCGGGTGGTCGAGCAGGGGCCGCCGGCCGAGCTGCTGGCCGAGGGCGGCGCGTACGCCCGCCTCTGGGCCCTCTG
- a CDS encoding cyclic nucleotide-binding domain-containing protein, which yields MRMESSVVSVSWIPWGAVEGMVKVPFEMGVAHYDMPPPDRLTDLQALLASSAVRFANELRAWVEMDGGKVTGCGHVGKGHMGSTSMRVAGLGVTFPGVSFPDLRGEPEVREDAVRFTQTVGGRAGMPAPRRVRRRPFAQLAAPTVWSTLALTIYADGSSDFEVVGASPFPRHWIYDHDGRLAAKTGFIDFETWYRESFGDKSPWGDEESPVIVTAVESALERELSRLIIGSDPPFRRLSPGEALVEQGEPGEELFLLFDGILSLEQDGRPVVEIGPGAILGEMALLEGGRRTATLRAVTPCRVAVVHGDRVNREMLTELARRRRGDAP from the coding sequence ATGAGAATGGAATCCTCGGTGGTGTCCGTCTCCTGGATCCCGTGGGGCGCTGTCGAAGGGATGGTCAAGGTCCCTTTCGAGATGGGTGTCGCCCACTACGACATGCCGCCCCCGGACCGGCTCACCGACCTCCAGGCGCTGCTGGCCTCCAGCGCCGTCCGGTTCGCCAACGAGCTGCGGGCCTGGGTCGAGATGGACGGTGGCAAGGTCACCGGGTGCGGGCACGTCGGCAAGGGGCACATGGGGTCCACCAGCATGCGCGTGGCCGGCCTGGGCGTGACCTTCCCCGGGGTCAGCTTCCCCGACCTGCGCGGCGAGCCCGAGGTCCGGGAGGACGCTGTGCGCTTCACCCAGACGGTCGGTGGACGGGCCGGCATGCCGGCGCCCCGCCGCGTCCGCCGCAGGCCGTTCGCGCAACTCGCCGCGCCGACCGTCTGGTCGACCCTCGCCCTGACCATCTACGCGGACGGGTCCTCGGACTTCGAGGTGGTGGGGGCGAGCCCGTTCCCCCGCCACTGGATCTACGACCACGACGGCCGGCTCGCGGCCAAGACCGGCTTCATCGACTTCGAGACCTGGTACCGGGAGTCGTTCGGCGACAAGAGCCCGTGGGGTGACGAGGAGTCGCCGGTGATCGTGACCGCGGTGGAGAGCGCCCTGGAACGGGAGCTCTCCCGCCTCATCATCGGGTCCGACCCGCCGTTTCGGCGGCTGTCGCCCGGGGAGGCGCTGGTCGAGCAGGGCGAACCGGGCGAGGAGCTGTTCCTGCTGTTCGACGGCATCCTGTCGCTCGAGCAGGACGGCCGGCCGGTCGTCGAGATCGGCCCTGGAGCGATCCTCGGCGAGATGGCGCTGCTCGAAGGGGGCCGTCGCACGGCGACGCTGCGCGCCGTGACCCCGTGCCGGGTCGCGGTCGTGCACGGCGACCGTGTCAACCGGGAGATGCTCACCGAGCTCGCTCGGCGGCGCCGCGGGGACGCGCCCTGA
- a CDS encoding MSMEG_0565 family glycosyltransferase: MAPVTSAGGPGPGREQEERPVSADVVLVTYSTRPRGGVVHTLQLAEALHRLGMPVRVVALGDPEAGFFRPTTVQHTIIPTPPPAPDLEERVFRSVDVLAEGLAALQPASRILHAQDCISARAAARVRDLGAPVLVVRTVHHVDDFTTQALVECQRRAILEPDHVLVVSHWWRRVLEEEYGVAAEVVRNGVDAERFARVPAFDPGPFRARVGAEGRFLFLTVGGIEPRKGAAELIEAMAALRRTLQPSPVLAVVGGHSFQDYAAYRDRVLTRARASGLELGRDVVLLGTVPDQELPCWYQAADAFVFPSLKEGWGLVVLEAMAARLPVIATDIPVFREYLVGGRDALLVAPGDVAALADAMRTTATDSELRARLGAAGRRVATRFRWEDSACQHEAVYARLADRWAAWQFAC, translated from the coding sequence GTGGCCCCCGTTACGTCGGCGGGCGGGCCGGGGCCCGGTCGGGAGCAGGAGGAGCGCCCGGTCAGCGCCGACGTCGTCCTGGTGACGTACTCGACCAGGCCCCGGGGCGGTGTGGTGCACACGCTGCAGCTGGCCGAGGCGCTCCACCGGCTCGGCATGCCCGTGCGCGTCGTGGCGCTCGGCGACCCGGAGGCCGGCTTCTTCCGGCCCACGACGGTCCAGCACACCATCATCCCCACGCCGCCGCCAGCACCCGACCTCGAGGAGCGGGTGTTCCGGTCGGTCGACGTCCTCGCCGAAGGGCTGGCCGCCCTGCAGCCCGCCTCCCGCATCCTCCACGCCCAGGACTGCATCTCGGCCCGGGCCGCCGCGCGCGTCCGCGACCTCGGCGCGCCGGTGCTGGTGGTGCGGACCGTCCACCACGTCGACGACTTCACCACGCAGGCGCTGGTCGAGTGCCAGCGCCGGGCCATCCTCGAGCCCGACCACGTCCTCGTGGTGAGCCACTGGTGGCGGCGGGTGCTCGAGGAGGAGTACGGCGTGGCGGCCGAGGTCGTGCGCAACGGGGTCGACGCCGAGCGCTTCGCCCGGGTGCCGGCCTTCGACCCAGGTCCGTTCCGCGCCAGGGTGGGCGCGGAGGGCCGCTTCCTCTTCCTCACCGTCGGCGGCATCGAGCCACGCAAAGGCGCCGCCGAGCTCATCGAGGCAATGGCCGCGCTGCGGCGCACCCTGCAGCCCTCGCCCGTGCTCGCGGTCGTCGGCGGCCACTCGTTCCAGGACTACGCCGCCTACCGCGACCGCGTCCTGACCCGGGCTCGGGCGTCAGGACTCGAGCTGGGCCGGGACGTCGTCCTGCTCGGCACGGTCCCGGACCAGGAGCTTCCCTGCTGGTACCAGGCAGCCGACGCGTTCGTGTTCCCCTCCCTCAAGGAGGGTTGGGGCCTGGTGGTGCTCGAAGCGATGGCCGCGCGTCTCCCCGTGATCGCCACCGACATTCCCGTGTTCCGCGAATACCTGGTCGGCGGGAGGGACGCGCTCCTGGTGGCCCCGGGCGACGTCGCCGCACTGGCGGACGCGATGCGCACGACGGCGACCGACAGCGAGCTGCGGGCGCGACTCGGTGCGGCGGGGCGGCGGGTGGCGACCCGGTTCCGTTGGGAGGACTCGGCCTGCCAGCACGAGGCCGTCTACGCACGGCTCGCCGACCGGTGGGCAGCCTGGCAGTTCGCCTGCTGA
- a CDS encoding phosphosulfolactate synthase — MMASTGFLDLPPRSSKPRQAGVTHVLDKGLPLAEMEPLLAILADHVDLWKLGWGTAYLDPTVGDKVALLARHDVRACVGGTLLEVAWAQGKAEACLAWASGLDFPCVEVSNGAVGMPLAEKRRLIAEAAEGFTVLAEVGAKDPSVPVSPSGWAAEMLGDLEAGASWAVAEGRESGTVGLYRPDGSVREDVVDAVVGAVGLRPLLFEAPAKHQQAWLIRRFGSDVSLGNVPAPEVLGLETLRLGLRADTIELARSRGTAMSAAGP, encoded by the coding sequence ATGATGGCCAGCACCGGCTTCCTCGACCTCCCGCCCCGCAGTTCCAAGCCTCGACAGGCGGGGGTCACCCACGTGCTCGACAAGGGCCTCCCCCTGGCCGAGATGGAGCCGCTCCTGGCCATCCTCGCCGACCACGTCGACCTGTGGAAGCTGGGCTGGGGGACCGCGTACCTCGACCCGACCGTCGGTGACAAGGTCGCCCTGCTGGCCCGGCACGACGTGCGCGCCTGCGTCGGCGGGACCCTCCTCGAGGTCGCCTGGGCCCAGGGCAAGGCCGAGGCCTGCCTGGCCTGGGCCTCCGGGCTCGACTTCCCCTGCGTGGAGGTGTCCAACGGCGCGGTCGGCATGCCGCTGGCCGAGAAGCGACGGCTGATCGCCGAGGCCGCCGAGGGCTTCACGGTCCTGGCCGAGGTCGGCGCGAAGGACCCGAGCGTCCCGGTCTCGCCCTCCGGCTGGGCCGCGGAGATGCTCGGCGACCTCGAGGCCGGGGCGTCCTGGGCGGTGGCCGAGGGGCGCGAGAGCGGCACCGTCGGCCTGTACCGGCCGGACGGCTCGGTACGGGAGGACGTGGTCGACGCCGTGGTGGGCGCCGTCGGCCTGCGCCCGCTGCTCTTCGAGGCCCCGGCAAAGCACCAGCAGGCCTGGCTCATCCGCCGCTTCGGCTCCGACGTGAGCCTCGGCAACGTGCCGGCCCCGGAGGTGCTCGGCCTGGAGACGCTCCGCCTCGGGCTGCGGGCCGACACGATCGAGCTGGCGCGCTCGCGCGGCACGGCCATGAGCGCGGCGGGGCCGTGA